In Saccharicrinis fermentans DSM 9555 = JCM 21142, a genomic segment contains:
- a CDS encoding DUF6088 family protein gives MKKAKRGSVFFVDDFLRFGSSKAAGKALERLVMRGEISRVARGMYARLKKHEIFGEIQPTVEEIANAIAKRDKARIVPTGVLALNALGLSTQVPLKIVYLTDGSARIIKIGQRTIKFKKTSPKNLATIGAISSLVIQALKEIGKDNATDDEIKIVLKQLEKEEQYRLEQDIKLAPEWIRIIMRKALKKEDYE, from the coding sequence ATAAAAAAAGCCAAGAGGGGTTCGGTGTTTTTTGTGGATGATTTTTTACGCTTTGGTTCGTCGAAAGCAGCAGGGAAAGCTTTGGAGCGACTTGTTATGAGAGGTGAAATATCCAGAGTAGCCAGAGGTATGTATGCACGCTTAAAGAAACATGAAATATTTGGGGAGATTCAGCCAACTGTTGAAGAAATAGCAAATGCAATAGCTAAAAGAGATAAAGCTCGCATTGTTCCTACCGGAGTTTTAGCATTAAATGCCCTTGGTTTATCAACTCAAGTACCATTAAAAATTGTTTATCTGACAGATGGTTCTGCCCGGATTATTAAAATTGGGCAACGAACGATAAAATTCAAGAAAACTTCTCCTAAAAACCTTGCTACGATTGGAGCTATTAGTAGCCTAGTCATACAAGCACTTAAAGAAATAGGAAAAGATAATGCAACTGATGATGAAATAAAGATTGTACTAAAACAATTAGAAAAAGAAGAGCAGTATCGTTTAGAACAGGATATAAAACTAGCCCCGGAGTGGATACGAATTATCATGAGAAAAGCCTTAAAAAAAGAAGATTATGAATAG
- a CDS encoding tyrosine-type recombinase/integrase, with translation MKDLLIRGWDVVKRASLYLSEKLEFSSFTVDKHFKNWQNLKEFALTKKVCVDFNSYESVRKLISNYVLSSPGDFEQNTSLSYSLNILQEYIRDGKILSTLETTDFSGSIGQRMFEFISKKEGEHLRLSSLKTYELQLSRFLKYQKETFINDDVTSINASCLYSYIKYLPVEHKSNTYIAISVIKRFLEWLFENHYIQSNLSIMIPSGRYTQQSELPSVYTKDEIARILGNVDRGYSTGKRDYLVLLLGARLGLRSSDICNLRFENIKWEENIIELEQVKTSNPLNLPLLPEVGNAIIDYLRYGRLKSDLPYIVLSAKEPYVKLKSGSIYTITSNAIKTAKIDVGRRRRGPHALRHSLAARMLESQTAMPVISEVLGHADTTSTLYYLRIDVTSLRECPLDTNMVAESFYEQFKW, from the coding sequence ATGAAAGATTTATTGATTCGAGGATGGGATGTCGTTAAACGAGCATCCCTGTACCTGTCGGAGAAACTTGAATTCTCCAGTTTCACAGTTGACAAACACTTCAAGAATTGGCAAAATCTCAAAGAATTTGCTCTAACAAAGAAAGTGTGTGTTGACTTCAACAGTTATGAGAGTGTTAGAAAACTCATTTCTAATTATGTTTTATCTTCTCCGGGGGATTTTGAACAAAATACTTCTCTGAGCTATTCTTTGAACATACTTCAGGAATATATCCGAGATGGTAAAATCCTTAGCACACTTGAGACAACGGATTTTTCAGGTTCTATCGGGCAAAGAATGTTTGAGTTTATCAGCAAGAAGGAAGGAGAGCATTTAAGATTATCCTCTCTTAAAACTTATGAACTTCAATTGTCCCGTTTTCTTAAATACCAGAAAGAGACCTTCATTAATGATGATGTCACTTCAATTAACGCAAGTTGCCTATATAGTTATATAAAATATCTACCTGTTGAACATAAAAGCAACACCTACATTGCAATCAGTGTAATCAAGAGATTCTTAGAATGGCTGTTTGAAAATCATTATATCCAGTCTAATCTGTCGATTATGATACCAAGTGGGAGATATACCCAACAATCGGAACTCCCATCTGTATACACTAAAGATGAGATCGCGAGGATTTTGGGTAATGTCGATAGAGGGTACTCAACAGGAAAGAGAGACTATCTTGTTTTATTGCTTGGAGCACGGTTAGGTCTAAGAAGCTCAGATATATGCAATTTGAGATTCGAAAATATTAAATGGGAAGAAAACATTATTGAGTTGGAACAGGTGAAGACATCCAACCCATTGAATCTACCATTACTTCCAGAAGTGGGGAATGCTATTATTGACTATCTTCGTTACGGACGTCTAAAATCTGATTTACCATATATTGTACTAAGTGCAAAGGAGCCATATGTCAAATTGAAAAGTGGCTCTATCTATACCATTACAAGTAACGCGATTAAAACTGCAAAAATAGACGTGGGAAGACGTCGTCGGGGTCCACACGCGTTAAGGCACTCATTAGCGGCAAGAATGTTGGAAAGCCAAACGGCAATGCCTGTAATATCAGAGGTGTTAGGGCACGCAGATACGACATCAACTCTTTATTACTTAAGGATAGACGTGACATCGCTACGGGAATGTCCATTGGACACGAATATGGTAGCTGAAAGTTTTTATGAACAATTTAAGTGGTGA